One Brassica napus cultivar Da-Ae chromosome C4, Da-Ae, whole genome shotgun sequence genomic region harbors:
- the LOC125585215 gene encoding nucleolin 1-like: MVDGMSRSQSEWAFQRLLKEMSGSKKAAPVAAKAASSSDSSEEESDEESEDEKPAPKAKQDTKSAKKDSSSDESGSDESESEDEEETPKKKSSDVEMVDVEMKQPKKVQQRFRCSPHLKQWR, translated from the exons ATGGTGGACGGGATGTCTCGAAGCCAATCGGAGTGGGCCTTCCAGAGGCTTCTCAAGGAGATGTCCGGTTCCAAGAAGGCCGCTCCTGTTGCTGCCAAGGCTGCAAGCAGTTCAGATTCGTCCGAGGAAGAATCTGATGAG GAAAGTGAAGATGAAAAACCTGCACCAAAGGCAAAACAAGATACCAAGAGTGCTAAAAAGGATAGTAGTAGCGATGAATCCGGTTCTGATGAATCAGAGAGTGAAGATGAGGAAGAAACCCCAAAGAAAAAG AGCTCTGATGTCGAAATGGTGGATGTTGAGATGAAACAG CCAAAAAAGGTACAACAACGTTTTCGTTGCTCGCCACATCTCAAGCAGTggagatga